In Paroedura picta isolate Pp20150507F chromosome 6, Ppicta_v3.0, whole genome shotgun sequence, one genomic interval encodes:
- the LOC143840548 gene encoding taste receptor type 2 member 4-like, with protein sequence MPEFDSLNLACLVALATMIFVGVMGNGFIALTNALTWIQSKTMSPLEMILTALSLSRLVFLGLLLSVHYLYFRDVNDPDSLPDLLIFSWAFSNAMILWTATCLALFYCVKLVNFPKAFFMKMKLCLSRMVPMLLLGSGLVSFAVSLPIVCLEGCIPCCNKTRVIQGNNSNTKPPHRLLSGMIYIAGSFPSFVIVVASSVLLICSLNHHAQKMQQTMGGLKDHRMDIHIKAIKTLLSFAVLFTASFVAVVSLAAFSSPWIVITSNMALALYNSGHSLMLIAMNPKLKQPLIRGLQELSLNYQNSYGFFNPVVRNLFQAADRL encoded by the coding sequence ATGCCGGAATTTGATTCCCTGAACCTTGCTTGTCTCGTTGCCTTGGCCACCATGATTTTTGTTGGGGTGATGGGGAACGGCTTCATTGCCCTCACGAATGCCCTCACTTGGATCCAAAGCAAAACCATGTCCCCCTTGGAGATGATCCTGACAGCACTGAGTCTCTCCCGACTTGTATTTCTTGGGCTCCTGCTGTCCGTCCACTACTTGTACTTCCGTGACGTCAACGATCCCGACAGCTTACCTGACCTCCTCATTTTCTCCTGGGCGTTCTCCAACGCCATGATCCTCTGGACAGCGACGTGCCTCGCGCTCTTCTACTGCGTGAAACTGGTCAACTTCCCCAAGGCCTTCTTCATGAAAAtgaaactgtgtctctccaggatGGTCCCAATGTTGCTCCTGGGTTCCGGCTTGGTGTCCTTCGCCGTTTCTCTTCCTATCGTCTGCTTAGAAGGATGTATCCCCTGTTGTAACAAAACGAGGGTCATTCAGGGCAATAACAGCAACACAAAACCTCCCCATAGGCTACTTTCCGGTATGATATACATCGCGGGTAGTTTCCCGTCTTTTGTTATCGTCGTGGCTTCTTCGGTCCTGCTGATTTGCTCCCTCAATCACCACGCTCAGAAGATGCAACAGACAATGGGGGgcctcaaggaccacaggatgGACATTCACATCAAAGCCATTAAGACCCTGCTCTCCTTTGCCGTCCTCTTCACTGCAAGCTTTGTAGCTGTGGTCTCGCTGGCTGCCTTCTCAAGCCCTTGGATTGTCATCACATCAAATATGGCGCTCGCTTTGTACAACTCGGGACACTCGTTGATGCTGATCGCCATGAATCCGAAGCTGAAGCAACCGTTAATCAGGGGTCTGCAGG